The genomic DNA AGCGCGGAGAAAATCTGGTCGAACAAGTCGCAGCACCCGACAGCTAGTAGCTGTCGAGTTTGCGACGGGTAACCATTTTACGACATTGTATCTTTAATTCGTATGTCGGCGCCTGATCGCTGCCGGTGTGCTTTACGTTATGCAAAAAATAAGCTCTGAACTTCAGCAGTTTTTGGCAGATCTTGAGGGTGAAGCCGCATTCAACGATAAGCCTATTTCGTGTAATACTAGATCTCGGGTTGGTGATACCCCATTGCATATTGCTGCAATAAGAGGAACACTAGATATCGCGTATCATCTTTTAGATCTTGGAGTTGACATTGATGCGACTGGTGAGAATGGCTATACGGCTTTGCACTATGCAGTGGCTCATGAGAGAGTAGATATGGTTCAGTTTCTTGTAGATCAGGGGTGTGATGTATCTATACGTATATTTGATGGCGATGGTGATACAGCGGGAGACTTAGTTTCTTATTGTGAGAATGGTGATGTAAAGCTACAGATCAAGGCCATACTGGACAAATAATTAGGCATAACAAGTCGCAGCACCCGACCGTTAGCAGCTGACTAGCCAGGTTTTTCGGCTGTTCTACACGATTGAAACTTATAAGCTTGTGCATCTGGTTCATCACGGCCGGTGTGCTTTACGTTCGGCTATAAAAATGTTGCTGTCACATAATTACGACGTTGCGTCAATGAGCTGTATGAAGTTTACACTATCTATTGTTGGAGTCGCGATAATCTCGGTGCTGCTTGTATCTTGCAGATCAAAGGAACTCNGACTGGCCAGGTTTTTCGGCTGGTTTACAGAATTGAAACTTATAATCTTTGCGCAACTGGTACATCGCTGCCGGTGTGCTTTACGTTCGGCTATAAAAATGTTGCTGTCACATAATTACGACGTTGCGTCAATGAGCTGTATGAAGTTTACACTATCTATTGTTGGAGTCGCGATAATCTCGGTGCTGCTTGTATCTTGCAGATCAAAGGAACTCTTGCCGCATATGGGTTACATTGGGAAGGTTTATGGCGAGGACTTTTGCTCGCTCCACAATCGTCAGTGCTTAAGCGAAGATCGAGAGTATGTGTTTGGCCTCACAGTATCGTACACACAGGAATACGAAGATGCCATAAGAGACGGATCGTATGGGATTGCTGCTAAGAAGAAGTTTCCCAACGCCTTTAACACCATAAACCAGTTTACGCCACCCAAAGAGTATAGAGCTGATTTGGAGGGCAAACCGTTTACTGTTAAATACTGTCCGCGTTGTCGAGAAGCAAAAGGTGTTTGGATCGAAAACCTGAAGCTTTGAAAATAGTTGCCGAACAAGTCGCAGCACCCGACCACTAGTAGCTGACCTGCCAGGTTTTGTTTCTGTTCCTAAAAAGGAAATCTATTAATCCGTTCATCTGCCATTTCATCGTGGCGGGTGAGCTTTACGTTCGACAAAAAATTGAATCTTTTAGATCCATCAAAGGCTAGATCTGGCGGCTCAAGGCTGTTTCATATCGTATTCTGAGCGTCATTATTCCAGTGGCGCTTTTTTGTGCCTGGATTAACGATGGTTTTCCCCTGAACTGGTAGTAAAGTTTAGTGATTTTATAATGGTTTGATCCAAGAATTTCGGGTTTTATGCCGTCTAGCAGATGACTAGATGGCGTGGTTTTCATTCATTCCGAGTGAATTGACCAGTGGCGGCAGCGTTTCAAGCCCCAAGCATTGGCCGTTTCTTGTTTGTAGTCTGTTCATTGTAAGCAGGTTAAGGTTAAGATCTTCCTGTTTAATGCCACTAGAATGGATTAGCGGCGCGGAGAAAATCTGGTCGAACAAGTCGCAGCACCCGACAGCTAGTAGCTGTCGAGTTTGCGACAGGTAACCTTTTTACGACATTGTATCTATAATTCGCATATCGACGCCTGATCGCTGCCGGTGTGCTTTACGTTCGGCAAAAATAGATCCGAGTTTAGGTTTGTTTGATCGGACAACGGTGTCTCGCGTATCCCAGACAGATGGGTTCCGAATCGGCAAATCCTTCGCGTTCACAAAACAAGCCGAACAAGTCGAAGCACCCGACAGCTAGTAGCTGATTGGCTAGGATTTGGCCACTATTCATCAGAATCGAAACTCAAAATTTAGAGCTACTGGTACATCGCTGCTGGTGTTCTTTACGTTGGGCAAAAAATAATGTCGTTCACTCGAAATAGAGAAGATCACCAAGAATGGTTGAATTGGTTGAGCCGTAGCCGTGATGAATTGATTGCATGCTCCATTCCTGACATCGTTCTGGACGACCGTGGAGACTGGCTATATTTTTTAGATCACTGTTATTTTCAGCCTGAAGGTATGCTTTCGCCTATTCTTGAGATTGATAACATGAGTAGAGAGGATGCTATGAGACTATGCTTGTTCCTAGAACGAGATACGTATTATCCCGAGTCCAGCGCACTAAATCGTCTTCAATACCTTTTAGGACGCGGAAGACATGCAGGATAAACAAAACAAGCCCAACAAGTCGCAGCACCCGACATGCAGTAGCTGCGCAGCCAGGTTTTTCTGGTGGTTTTGACCATTAATCAACTAGTAGAGTATCCCGCCACTGCATGCCGGTGTGCTTTACGTTCGGCAAAAAATAATGAATCCCAAATTACGGCGCATTTTGCTATATATATGCTTTGCAACGGGTATTGGTGTTGTCTCTGCTATGAATAGAGAGCTTAGCCAAAGGACTGAATTGGAGCATATTTATCGTAGAGTTACTGACCCAATAATCGATCACCATTTTACTGAAACGCGAAGTAGTGCAAGCATAGGTAATAGTGATACGCCGCTGGAAGTAGTTACTCTGTGGCGCGCACAATTGGATGCTCGCCTAGACCCAGACATAGCTCGATGGATTATGCTTGGAGGATTTGTTTTAGTCATATTTGGAGGCAAGGCGTTTGAGAAGATTAAGCCAGACGATATAAACAACTAGCCGAACAAGTCGCAGCACCCGACAGCTAGTAGCTGTCGAGTTTGCGACAGGTAACCCTTTTACGACATTGTATCTTTAATTTGCATATCGACGCCTGATCGCTGCCGGTGTGCTTTACGTTCGGCAAAAATAGATCCGAGTTTAGGTTTATTTGGTTGGACAACTGTGTCTCGCGTATCCCAGACAGATGGGTTCCGAATCGGCAAATCCTCTGAAAAAACAAAACAAGCCGAACAAGTCGAAGCACCCGACAGCTAGTAGCTGATTGGCCAGGGTTTGGCTGCTGTTCATCAGCATTGAAACTTTAAATTTAGAGCTACTGGTACATCGCTGCTGGTGTTCTTTACGTTCGGCAAAAAATAGGCAGCGCGTTCAAAATACTTTGGCTTGATCTGTTTCAGAATTGGAACGTCGGTGATTGTTTCATCGGAAATTGACTTTCCCAGTTCCGTCCTCGAAAGAATCCGCCAGACAAATGAGTTCCGAATCGCTCACAATGGCTTGGGTTGATTATTCCGAATCGTCAAATCCACTGAAATCACAAAACTGGCCGAACAAGGCGTTGCACCCGACAGCTAGTAGCTACCGGGCCAAATTTTTCAGCCGTTAATGAGAATTGAACCTTTAATCTTTGTTCATCTGGTACATCGCTGCCGGTGAACTTTACGTTCGGCAAAAAATAGGCAGCGCGTTCAAAATACTTTGGCTTGATCTGTTTTCAGAATTGGAACGTCGGTGATTGTTTCCTCGGAAATTGACTTTTCCAGTTCTGTCCTCGAAAGAATCCGCCAGACAAATGAGTTCCGAATCGCTAATGATGGCTAGGGTTGATTGTTCCGAATCGGCAAATCCACTGAAATCACAAAACTGGCCGAACAAGGCGTTGCACCCGACAGCTAGTAGCTACCCGGCCAAATTTTCAGCCGTTAATGAGCATTGAACCTTTAATCTTTGTTCATCTGGTACATCGCTGCCGGTGAACTTTACGTTCGGTAAAAAATGAAACCCATCGCAATAATAGTTCTATCTGCGCTCATCTATGGCTGTGGTATGATTGAACCTTCTCCCCGACAACTTAAGGCCCAAATATGGTTACCGGATATGATTTCGGGGAAGCGTCTTACCCTGCTGGATGACGATATGATGATGAGTTTGGCATTCGCTGATTCTGGAGATTTNAAAGGTGGTTGGATTGCTTCACCTGGCATGATCTGGGGCATTTCGAGTGATGGCCGTCTATTGCTTAAATCTGACAAAGATACAGTTATGCATGAACTCACTCTTCTCGAATATACAAACAAGCTAATCGTAGTGCGTAGAGGGAAGGATATCGAAACCTATAAGGTGGGGGAATATAACTAACCGAACAAGTCGCAGCACCCGACAGCTAGTAGCTGTCGAGTTTGCGACTGGCAACCATTTGACGATATTGTATCTTTAATTCGTATGCCGGCGCCTGATCGCTGCCGGTGTGCTTTACGTTCTGCAAAAAAATGAAAATCATATCATCTATAATAGCGATTTTATCCTTCATTGCCGGAATTGCATGCATTTTCACTATACCAAAATAT from Oceaniferula marina includes the following:
- a CDS encoding ankyrin repeat domain-containing protein, giving the protein MQKISSELQQFLADLEGEAAFNDKPISCNTRSRVGDTPLHIAAIRGTLDIAYHLLDLGVDIDATGENGYTALHYAVAHERVDMVQFLVDQGCDVSIRIFDGDGDTAGDLVSYCENGDVKLQIKAILDK